One Gambusia affinis linkage group LG15, SWU_Gaff_1.0, whole genome shotgun sequence genomic window carries:
- the esrra gene encoding steroid hormone receptor ERR1: MSSRERRSEVYIKAEPSSPEGGGGGRTSPGGVSSDSSQSGGGGTRGDGAKRYSPPLYTPALRCHFKDEPGDGAEEGSTGNGAGRCKYALSTLPKRLCLVCGDVASGYHYGVASCEACKAFFKRTIQGNIEYSCPASNECEITKRRRKACQACRFTKCLKVGMLKEGVRLDRVRGGRQKYKRRPEVENATYQNAPLSLTKESEKGSSNIIVSHLLVAEPEKLFAMPDPLQPDTAQRTLTTLCDLADRELVVIIGWAKHIPGFLSLSLADQMSVLQSVWLEVLVLGVAYRSIGCEDEVVFAEDFVLDEEMSRVAGLTELNAAISQLARRFRALNVDREEFVMLKAIALTNSDSVYIEDMEAVQKLRDILHQALLDLECQRCPDDRQRAGRLLLTLPLLRQTAGRALTTFYSIKTRGGVPMHKLFLEMLEAMMDSP; encoded by the exons ATGTCTTCCCGGGAGCGCCGCTCTGAGGTCTACATAAAGGCGGAGCCGAGCAGCCCGGAGGGAGGCGGCGGAGGCCGGACCAGCCCCGGCGGGGTCTCCTCGGACTCCTCCCAGAGCGGCGGCGGGGGCACCAGAGGAGACGGCGCCAAGCGCTACTCGCCGCCGCTCTACACGCCGGCCCTGCGCTGCCATTTTAAAGACGAGCCCGGCGACGGGGCGGAGGAGGGCTCCACCGGAAACGGAGCGGGGCGCTGCAAGTACGCCCTGAGCACGCTGCCCAAGAGGCTGTGTCTGGTGTGCGGCGATGTGGCTTCAGGTTATCATTACGGCGTGGCGTCATGCGAGGCTTGCAAGGCCTTCTTCAAGAGAACCAttcaag GTAACATTGAGTACAGCTGCCCTGCATCAAATGAGTGCGAAATCACCAAAAGGCGAAGGAAAGCCTGCCAGGCATGCCGCTTTACTAAGTGCCTCAAAGTAGGCATGCTGAAAGAGG gaGTACGTCTCGACAGAGTCAGAGGTGGAAGGCAGAAGTACAAAAGACGCCCGGAGGTGGAGAACGCAACATATCAGAACGCCCCTCTATCTCTGACGAAAGAGAGCGAAAAAG GTTCCTCCAACATCATCGTGTCCCACCTTCTAGTGGCCGAGCCCGAAAAGTTATTTGCCATGCCGGACCCTCTGCAGCCCGACACGGCCCAGCGGACCCTCACCACCCTCTGTGACCTCGCCGACCGCGAGCTGGTTGTGATCATTGGCTGGGCCAAACACATTCCTG GcttcctgtctctgtctctAGCAGACCAGATGTCCGTGCTGCAGTCGGTGTGGCTGGAGGTGCTGGTTCTGGGCGTAGCGTACCGCTCCATCGGCTGTGAGGACGAGGTGGTCTTCGCCGAGGATTTTGTCCTCGACGAGGAAATGTCGCGCGTCGCCGGACTGACGGAGCTAAACGCGGCCATCAGCCAGCTCGCACGCCGTTTCCGTGCGCTAAATGTGGACCGAGAGGAGTTTGTCATGCTGAAAGCCATCGCCCTCACAAACTCGG ACTCTGTTTACATCGAGGACATGGAGGCTGTGCAGAAGCTCCGGGACATCCTCCACCAGGCCTTGCTGGACCTGGAGTGTCAGCGGTGCCCGGACGACCGCCAGCGGGCGGGGCGTCTCCTTTTAACATTGCCGCTCCTACGACAGACTGCCGGCCGCGCGCTCACCACCTTCTACAGCATCAAGACCCGTGGCGGCGTTCCCATGCACAAACTATTTCTGGAGATGCTGGAAGCCATGATGGACTCTCCGTAG
- the prdx5 gene encoding peroxiredoxin-5, mitochondrial yields the protein MFSQTGSLLKTPRVFRFVRLLHCSPVTKMPIKVGEALPAVEVQEGEPGNKVSMDQLFKGKKGVLFAVPGAFTPGCSKTHLPGFVQQAQELRSKGIQEVACISVNDAFVMAAWGKEHGTDGKVRMLADPTGAFAKAVDLLLDNDTIVQVLGNQRSKRYAMLVEDGVVKKINVEPDGTGLTCSLSSNVLAEL from the exons ATGTTTTCCCAGACGGGCTCGCTTCTTAAAACCCCCCGAGTCTTCCGGTTCGTCAGATTGCTGCACTGTTCTCCAGTCACCAAGATGCCGATTAAG GTTGGTGAAGCTCTTCCTGCAGTGGAGGTCCAGGAGGGTGAACCAGGAAATAAAGTGTCCATGGATCAGCTgtttaagggaaaaaaaggagtccTCTTCGCCGTACCCGGAGCCTTTACCCCCGGCTGCTCTAAG ACTCACCTTCCAGGCTTCGTGCAGCAAGCCCAGGAGTTGAGGAGTAAAGGTATACAGGAGGTGGCGTGCATTTCTGTCAATGATGCATTCGTCATGGCTGCATGGGGAAAGGAGCATGGAACAGATGGAAAG GTTAGAATGCTGGCTGATCCCACTGGTGCATTtgcaaag GCGGTCGACCTGCTGCTTGACAACGATACAATTGTGCAGGTACTGGGCAACCAACGCTCCAAGAG ATACGCAATGTTGGTGGAGGACGGAGTGGTGAAGAAGATCAACGTGGAGCCGGACGGCACTGGGCTGACCTGCAGCCTCTCCTCCAACGTCCTAGCTGAGCTGTAG
- the banf1 gene encoding barrier-to-autointegration factor, which translates to MSSTSQKHKEFVAEPMGEKPVMALAGIGEVLGGKLEEKGFDKAYVVLGQFLVLKKDEELFRDWLKDTCGANAKQQRDCYGCLKEWCDAFL; encoded by the exons ATGTCTTCAACATCCCAAAAACATAAGGAGTTCGTGGCTGAGCCCATGGGTGAGAAACCTGTCATGGCTCTGGCCGGCATCGGAGAAGTCCTTGGGGGGAAGCTGGAGGAAAAAGGTTTTGACAAG gCCTACGTTGTCCTTGGGCAGTTCCTCGTTCTGAAGAAAGATGAGGAGCTTTTCCGTGACTGGCTCAAAGATACATGTGGAGCAAACGCCAAGCAGCAGCGCGACTGCTATGGCTGTCTTAAGGAATGGTGCGACGCCTTCCTATAA
- the gng3 gene encoding guanine nucleotide-binding protein G(I)/G(S)/G(O) subunit gamma-3 gives MKGDTPVNSTMSVGQARKLVEQLKIEASFCRIKVSKAAADLMAYCDAHACDDPLITPVPTSENPFREKKFFCALL, from the exons ATGAAAGGAGACACCCCAGTGAACAGCACCATGAGTGTCGGCCAAGCCAGGAAGctggtggagcagctgaagatcGAGGCTAGTTTCTGTAGGATAAAG GTATCGAAGGCAGCGGCCGACCTGATGGCGTACTGCGACGCGCACGCCTGCGACGACCCCCTGATCACCCCGGTGCCCACCTCAGAAAACCCTTTCAGGGAGAAGAAATTCTTCTGTGCTCTGCTTTGA
- the si:dkey-175m17.7 gene encoding uncharacterized protein si:dkey-175m17.7 isoform X1, translating into MPPLPLDERIVVIQRPKNVCEASPQTIPQHSSQISTSTNGRVPQPSHLHASHPHFYSPTCKSVSVECKRRSSRVQRFKCDQPVIPADVLHIPSHCHSNGTVTLAPRLPSHTHTIDIKVSVDKRRWGELSNSLGRTGSVKGSRGKCVSSQFDQGQCERKTGSFGRPCGFEHKPQQVRQLSSSPGGILQFVPAQANQHTFRGEKEKENSSFHYRGDQEFSSLGHRKSSKLGTVHQSHNSHSLPYHHHSVPVPHAAILNSTYPSSPPSQTAHVPVSFQQLNQPHPPRTRDHRPHILHGLPLSPCSSRVGGFPSPDHTCTIDCAHPFNCGCWRLVRCTGCKGDSSSYQGGGGSTSTSFSCGHNVGPVKRGSKDMGLKNLGGCLSTASTSNTSSSNSTASDCRAALFKPLPCASCGGEAGNFESPAILRKKLVGGCLPCTSLSSSTPLRAIQSCVSGCNNKASQTGSSSCSYCSSDPIVVTFNPRRGKPPGRGLGPTHPMAMLQADDDDFSMRTIWPEELAKKMTHSKAQKNNYAGMGVGKSCSSQTQNGSNGPGLALLDCQNLQEYAQTNFTDHAGRRRLQQGKMAALGFVGSRLGSSYDDGRNSLKRLLNKAEDVGMSDSPEHGQVYPRSPSPRSASPPSPVSFSPPPSAPSTLIKPKPWQREREGGHSLPSAQSLHLALNSLNREQDEENNRMRLSLPLSSSLPASLSDETVMTPDAENAVISPILPFLFLGNERDAQDLDLLLRLNIGYVVNVTTHLPLYHTNVGLRYKRLPATDNSKQNLRQYFEEVFEFIEEAYQSGQGVLVHCQAGVSRSATIVIAYLMKHTLMTMTDAYKYVRSRRPVVSPNLNFMGQLLEFERDLNSGVTPRILMPKLNVNVHAGRATFLPEIINACRT; encoded by the exons ATGCCTCCCCTCCCTCTTGACGAGCGCATAGTGGTCATTCAGCGCCCCAAAAACGTGTGTGAGGCTTCCCCACAAACCATCCCACAGCATTCCTCTCAAATATCAACCTCTACCAATGGACGGGTTCCCCAGCCTTCGCATCTCCACGCCTCTCATCCCCATTTTTACTCACCAACGTGTAAATCTGTGAGTGTGGAATGCAAGCGCAGGTCATCCCGGGTGCAGAGATTCAAATGCGACCAGCCGGTCATCCCAGCAGATGTCCTCCACATCCCAAGCCACTGCCATAGCAATGGCACAGTAACACTAGCCCCACGGCTTCCCTCCCACACACATACTATTGATATCAAGGTATCGGTGGACAAAAGGAGATGGGGAGAATTAAGTAACTCATTAGGGCGCACTGGAAGTGTAAAAGGTAGCAGAGGGAAATGCGTCTCTTCCCAGTTTGATCAAGGACAATGTGAGAGAAAAACCGGAAGCTTTGGGAGGCCCTGTGGATTTGAGCATAAGCCACAACAAGTCCGTCAGTTGTCGTCGTCCCCTGGAGGGATCCTCCAGTTTGTCCCTGCTCAGGCAAATCAGCATACATTCAGGGgtgaaaaggagaaagaaaactcCAGCTTTCATTACAGAGGTGACCAGGAATTTTCCTCTTTGGGTCACAGGAAAAGTTCCAAGCTGGGAACTGTTCATCAAAGCCATAATAGCCACAGTCTGCCCTACCACCACCACTCTGTTCCTGTTCCCCATGCCGCCATCCTAAACTCCACCTATCCTTCGTCTCCCCCATCCCAAACCGCTCATGTCCCAGTCTCCTTTCAGCAGCTTAACCAACCTCACCCTCCTCGCACAAGGGATCACCGCCCTCACATTCTTCACGGTCTTCCGCTGTCCCCTTGCTCCTCCCGTGTCGGAGGGTTCCCTAGTCCAGACCACACTTGTACCATTGACTGTGCGCATCCATTCAACTGTGGCTGCTGGAGGTTGGTAAGATGCACAGGATGTAAAGGAGACTCTTCCAGTTAccaaggaggtggaggaagcaCTTCTACCTCATTTTCCTGTGGCCACAATGTTGGCCCAGTGAAGAGAGGAAGTAAAGACATGGGCCTGAAGAATCTGGGTGGCTGTCTCTCCACAGCTTCCACATCAAACACTTCCTCATCCAACAGCACTGCTTCTGATTGTCGAGCAGCTCTGTTCAAACCTCTACCTTGTGCCTCCTGCGGCGGAGAGGCTGGAAACTTTGAGAGTCCTGCTATCCTTCGGAAGAAGCTAGTAGGAGGATGCCTTCCCTGTACTTCTCTGTCGTCTTCAACCCCTTTGCGGGCGATCCAAAGCTGTGTGTCTGGTTGCAACAACAAAGCATCTCAGACTGGCAGCTCTTCCTGCAGCTACTGCAGCAGCGACCCGATAGTGGTGACGTTCAACCCTCGCCGGGGAAAACCTCCTGGAAGAGGCTTAGGACCAACTCACCCAATGGCTATGCTACAAGCTGACGATGATGACTTCAGCATGCGCACCATCTGGCCTGAGGAACTGGCCAAGAAAATGACCCATTCTAAAGCCCAAAAGAACAACTATGCTGGGATGGGTGTTGGGAAAAGCTGTTCTAGCCAGACCCAGAATGGCAGTAACGGACCCGGCCTTGCTCTCTTGGACTGTCAGAATCTTCAGGAATACGCTCAGACTAATTTCACAGACCATGCTGGCCGACGACGGCTTCAGCAAGGCAAAATGGCTGCCCTTGGTTTTGTAGGCAGCAGGTTGGGCTCTAGCTACGATGATGGCCGTAACTCGTTGAAGAGGCTCTTGAATAAAGCAGAAGATGTTGGAATGAGCGACAGTCCTGAGCATGGCCAGGTGTATCCACGATCACCCTCTCCCCGCTCTGCGTCTCCGCCATCACCTGTGTCcttttcccctcctccttcGGCCCCCAGCACACTCATCAAACCCAAACCCTGGCagagagaaagggagggagGACACTCTCTGCCGTCGGCTCAGTCCCTTCACCTGGCCCTGAACTCCCTTAACAGAGAGCAAGATGAGGAGAACAACCGAA TGAGGCTGTCTTTGCCACTCTCCTCATCGTTGCCTGCTTCCCTGTCCGATGAAACTGTGATGACTCCCGATGCGGAGAACGCCGTCATCAGCCCTATCCTGCCCTTCCTGTTCCTGGGGAACGAGAGAGACGCCCAGGACCTGGACCTGCTGCTACGCCTCAACATTGGCTATGTGGTAAATGTGACCACACACCTGCCCCTCTACCACACCAACGTGGGACTGCGCTACAAAAGACTCCCAGCCACTGACAACAGCAAGCAAAACCTTCGCCAGTACTTTGAGGAGGTTTTTGAGTTTATTG AGGAGGCATATCAGAGTGGACAGGGTGTGTTGGTTCACTGCCAGGCAGGTGTGTCCCGTTCTGCAACAATCGTCATCGCCTACCTTATGAAGCACACCCTCATGACGATGACGGACGCCTACAAGTACGTCCGGAGCCGTCGGCCCGTGGTTTCGCCCAACCTGAACTTCATGGGTCAGCTCTTGGAGTTTGAGAGGGACCTCAACTCCGGGGTGACTCCTCGGATCTTGATGCCTAAACTAAATG TCAACGTTCATGCAGGAAGAGCGACTTTCCTGCCCGAAATCATAAATGCATGCAGAACCTGA
- the si:dkey-175m17.7 gene encoding dual specificity protein phosphatase 10 isoform X2: protein MPPLPLDERIVVIQRPKNVCEASPQTIPQHSSQISTSTNGRVPQPSHLHASHPHFYSPTCKSVSVECKRRSSRVQRFKCDQPVIPADVLHIPSHCHSNGTVTLAPRLPSHTHTIDIKVSVDKRRWGELSNSLGRTGSVKGSRGKCVSSQFDQGQCERKTGSFGRPCGFEHKPQQVRQLSSSPGGILQFVPAQANQHTFRGEKEKENSSFHYRGDQEFSSLGHRKSSKLGTVHQSHNSHSLPYHHHSVPVPHAAILNSTYPSSPPSQTAHVPVSFQQLNQPHPPRTRDHRPHILHGLPLSPCSSRVGGFPSPDHTCTIDCAHPFNCGCWRLVRCTGCKGDSSSYQGGGGSTSTSFSCGHNVGPVKRGSKDMGLKNLGGCLSTASTSNTSSSNSTASDCRAALFKPLPCASCGGEAGNFESPAILRKKLVGGCLPCTSLSSSTPLRAIQSCVSGCNNKASQTGSSSCSYCSSDPIVVTFNPRRGKPPGRGLGPTHPMAMLQADDDDFSMRTIWPEELAKKMTHSKAQKNNYAGMGVGKSCSSQTQNGSNGPGLALLDCQNLQEYAQTNFTDHAGRRRLQQGKMAALGFVGSRLGSSYDDGRNSLKRLLNKAEDVGMSDSPEHGQVYPRSPSPRSASPPSPVSFSPPPSAPSTLIKPKPWQREREGGHSLPSAQSLHLALNSLNREQDEENNRMRLSLPLSSSLPASLSDETVMTPDAENAVISPILPFLFLGNERDAQDLDLLLRLNIGYVVNVTTHLPLYHTNVGLRYKRLPATDNSKQNLRQYFEEVFEFIEEAYQSGQGVLVHCQAGVSRSATIVIAYLMKHTLMTMTDAYKYVRSRRPVVSPNLNFMGQLLEFERDLNSGVTPRILMPKLNGVETQV from the exons ATGCCTCCCCTCCCTCTTGACGAGCGCATAGTGGTCATTCAGCGCCCCAAAAACGTGTGTGAGGCTTCCCCACAAACCATCCCACAGCATTCCTCTCAAATATCAACCTCTACCAATGGACGGGTTCCCCAGCCTTCGCATCTCCACGCCTCTCATCCCCATTTTTACTCACCAACGTGTAAATCTGTGAGTGTGGAATGCAAGCGCAGGTCATCCCGGGTGCAGAGATTCAAATGCGACCAGCCGGTCATCCCAGCAGATGTCCTCCACATCCCAAGCCACTGCCATAGCAATGGCACAGTAACACTAGCCCCACGGCTTCCCTCCCACACACATACTATTGATATCAAGGTATCGGTGGACAAAAGGAGATGGGGAGAATTAAGTAACTCATTAGGGCGCACTGGAAGTGTAAAAGGTAGCAGAGGGAAATGCGTCTCTTCCCAGTTTGATCAAGGACAATGTGAGAGAAAAACCGGAAGCTTTGGGAGGCCCTGTGGATTTGAGCATAAGCCACAACAAGTCCGTCAGTTGTCGTCGTCCCCTGGAGGGATCCTCCAGTTTGTCCCTGCTCAGGCAAATCAGCATACATTCAGGGgtgaaaaggagaaagaaaactcCAGCTTTCATTACAGAGGTGACCAGGAATTTTCCTCTTTGGGTCACAGGAAAAGTTCCAAGCTGGGAACTGTTCATCAAAGCCATAATAGCCACAGTCTGCCCTACCACCACCACTCTGTTCCTGTTCCCCATGCCGCCATCCTAAACTCCACCTATCCTTCGTCTCCCCCATCCCAAACCGCTCATGTCCCAGTCTCCTTTCAGCAGCTTAACCAACCTCACCCTCCTCGCACAAGGGATCACCGCCCTCACATTCTTCACGGTCTTCCGCTGTCCCCTTGCTCCTCCCGTGTCGGAGGGTTCCCTAGTCCAGACCACACTTGTACCATTGACTGTGCGCATCCATTCAACTGTGGCTGCTGGAGGTTGGTAAGATGCACAGGATGTAAAGGAGACTCTTCCAGTTAccaaggaggtggaggaagcaCTTCTACCTCATTTTCCTGTGGCCACAATGTTGGCCCAGTGAAGAGAGGAAGTAAAGACATGGGCCTGAAGAATCTGGGTGGCTGTCTCTCCACAGCTTCCACATCAAACACTTCCTCATCCAACAGCACTGCTTCTGATTGTCGAGCAGCTCTGTTCAAACCTCTACCTTGTGCCTCCTGCGGCGGAGAGGCTGGAAACTTTGAGAGTCCTGCTATCCTTCGGAAGAAGCTAGTAGGAGGATGCCTTCCCTGTACTTCTCTGTCGTCTTCAACCCCTTTGCGGGCGATCCAAAGCTGTGTGTCTGGTTGCAACAACAAAGCATCTCAGACTGGCAGCTCTTCCTGCAGCTACTGCAGCAGCGACCCGATAGTGGTGACGTTCAACCCTCGCCGGGGAAAACCTCCTGGAAGAGGCTTAGGACCAACTCACCCAATGGCTATGCTACAAGCTGACGATGATGACTTCAGCATGCGCACCATCTGGCCTGAGGAACTGGCCAAGAAAATGACCCATTCTAAAGCCCAAAAGAACAACTATGCTGGGATGGGTGTTGGGAAAAGCTGTTCTAGCCAGACCCAGAATGGCAGTAACGGACCCGGCCTTGCTCTCTTGGACTGTCAGAATCTTCAGGAATACGCTCAGACTAATTTCACAGACCATGCTGGCCGACGACGGCTTCAGCAAGGCAAAATGGCTGCCCTTGGTTTTGTAGGCAGCAGGTTGGGCTCTAGCTACGATGATGGCCGTAACTCGTTGAAGAGGCTCTTGAATAAAGCAGAAGATGTTGGAATGAGCGACAGTCCTGAGCATGGCCAGGTGTATCCACGATCACCCTCTCCCCGCTCTGCGTCTCCGCCATCACCTGTGTCcttttcccctcctccttcGGCCCCCAGCACACTCATCAAACCCAAACCCTGGCagagagaaagggagggagGACACTCTCTGCCGTCGGCTCAGTCCCTTCACCTGGCCCTGAACTCCCTTAACAGAGAGCAAGATGAGGAGAACAACCGAA TGAGGCTGTCTTTGCCACTCTCCTCATCGTTGCCTGCTTCCCTGTCCGATGAAACTGTGATGACTCCCGATGCGGAGAACGCCGTCATCAGCCCTATCCTGCCCTTCCTGTTCCTGGGGAACGAGAGAGACGCCCAGGACCTGGACCTGCTGCTACGCCTCAACATTGGCTATGTGGTAAATGTGACCACACACCTGCCCCTCTACCACACCAACGTGGGACTGCGCTACAAAAGACTCCCAGCCACTGACAACAGCAAGCAAAACCTTCGCCAGTACTTTGAGGAGGTTTTTGAGTTTATTG AGGAGGCATATCAGAGTGGACAGGGTGTGTTGGTTCACTGCCAGGCAGGTGTGTCCCGTTCTGCAACAATCGTCATCGCCTACCTTATGAAGCACACCCTCATGACGATGACGGACGCCTACAAGTACGTCCGGAGCCGTCGGCCCGTGGTTTCGCCCAACCTGAACTTCATGGGTCAGCTCTTGGAGTTTGAGAGGGACCTCAACTCCGGGGTGACTCCTCGGATCTTGATGCCTAAACTAAATGGTGTGGAGACGCAGGTTTGA